The Gossypium hirsutum isolate 1008001.06 chromosome A13, Gossypium_hirsutum_v2.1, whole genome shotgun sequence nucleotide sequence taattGGATAAATAATCATGAATGTTGTAATTATAACTTTATAACTAACACTATTTTAGGGATCCAAAAATCCAATTTCATAGGTTGCCTTGTAGAACTTTTATATGCTTTACTTGCAAGCTAAATTGGCATAGGTGCATGGGATTGGTTCCTTTGGTATGGTGTGTCTGTTTTATCATGTAATAATGACAATTGGGGTTTATTGTGGAAGATGTTATTTGTAGCAAGTGATTCACCTCTATATATCCACGTCATACATATAAGaagaataattatatattatttattatcataaaaaaattggtcTGAATTGAAAGTGatctaatatgattaaaattttttaggttttaGTTATTAGATAAAATATGAGACAAATATGTGAAGATACTCtagtaatttaatttataattgatGTTGAACTAACTAAAAATTAAGGTTAATATGCAAAAATCATATATTAGAGTTATAGTTCCCAAATTAAACATCCGTGATTTTTCTAAACATGCCACTTTCTTCAAAATAGTGAGTTATTTTCTCTAAAATTAtgactaatttaaaaaataaaaatcgcAAGTCTTGAATATTTCAACATATCAATAGTTTTAGGTACGCTTTTTTAACtcacatttatttttcatttctgaCATTACAactcttaatttattaaattttatatattaaaattttactgttttaaTAAGGGACATCCGGACGACTTGCTATggaaatatatataaagatatttaTTGATTTCtgctattaaattttaaatttatatatagatatatattttaaaaaataatttaatcgatatatatatatctgttatcatggaaattattttgttttaaagtaTAAAAGATTGTGTGAATGAAGTTTAAGTTGTGTTAATATTGATTGATCTAAAGGAATGttaatatttatcaaaattatatgTACAATTGTAGTAATAAACAGTGATGATTGCTCGGTTTTACATGTAACCAAGAAATTGAcccaaaagaaaatttattgTTTAACGTGTTTTTATTGTCAATCTTTGATTACTACATCAAAATATCACTTATAAGTTAATAGTTTgttcaaatatgaaatattaatagAGTGTCTGACATCTTAAGGTGAGCTTTaccttttattgaatttattattttggcTTATATTTGAAGTTTTATTTGagtttgttttatttgatttagcTATTATTATGCACAGCAGCATCACCGCATGCATTGATTATATTCTCATGTTAAATGGTACAAACTTTAAACCACGATATAAAAGAATCTTATGATAGCTTCTGAAGTCATGAATCTCGACTTTGCGTTAAGGGTTATACTCTTCCATTGCTTATGTATGAGAGTACCTTTGACCAAAAGAGGGAGATGGAAAGTTGGGAGAGATCAAATTGCATCTATATAATGATCATGTAGAAAACTTCTAGAAACATTCAATGGAGCTATATCAAGTAAGATTACCATAGTTAAAGAATTTATGGCTGACATTGTAAAAaaagtttttcaaaaattaaaaaaggttGAAACTAATACATTCTTgacaaattaattgaaattaatacATTCTTGACAAATTTAAATTCAATGTGGTatacaaagaaaaataaggaTGTTGTGGATAGGTCATAAAATGAAACCAAGTAAGGATGTTTGTTTCTCTTGTGATGCGATAGGTCATAAAAAGAAGAATTGTACCAATTGTCACGTTTGTATTGGAAAAATTGTTTATGATCAACATTTTGTTTCAcagtgaaattttaaaaaaattcataaaattgaaTCCTTGTTGtgttatttatgaaaatatttttttaaaaatttagtacaTGTGTTTTTGAGCCTGCCAAATCTTAGTTTTTGACCAAATGGTATTCTCTGCTATTTTCGAACCTTCGATTGCTAAAAAAGTGGACTTTTATTTAAAACCGAACACAGGATGAAAACCATAACTTTCCAGAGTGAACAATTCACTTTCTTTATGAGGAATCAAAACCAAAATCTTTCTCATGAgtattcataaaatataatttatttgagGCTAAAAACATTTTCCCTAAATTTTGACAGAATATCCACGTATAACTGATGTGTATTTTCGGCTACCCCATAATCTCTCTATATAGGAAAGAAATCAAGAGTCTAGTAGAACATGGgggaaataatatttaatagaGAACCCAGAGTCCCCTTGCAACTCTATGTGGTGGGCACAGCGTGTTGTCTACCCCCAGTAAAACATAGGCTCATTGTGCCATTCATATATTGGATACAATTATATgtgcaatttaattttaattttaattaaaataagttcaTACAATTATTCAACTTAATAACTTGTTTGTATTCCCCaaacattattttatttaattaaattattttgtttactcAATTCTAATTCTTGCAAAATCATGACAATTTTACCATATTAGaatcaataaattaataaatttaactatcctattcattaaaattataatgacttaattaatttaattttctcttccaactcaattattcaattacaatctattaaagaaattaaattaaattttaagtcaTCTATTGTTCCTTCCAAGAAAATGTATTTAACGTGGATAATAATTCATACAATCTACTTctcttttattgttttaattcaattatcgtatcaattcaaatttaagtATGGATCATTGGGAAGCAACCAAACGAGTCATACAAtatatcttaaaaaaaaacattacatgCTCAAATATCTGATAAGTTAAAGATCGTCTTTGTTGGATGCCAAGATTGTATGAAATCTAAGACAAGCTATATCAATATGCTTGCTGTAGGAGTTGTCTCTTGGAAGAGTGTTAAGCAACTAGCCGCAGCTCTTTTGATCATGGCAGCTGAGATTATAGCATATTACGGGACACCTAACCATAGAATGTGGATGCAAAATTTTATTATTGGGCTACGAATTGTGGATGGAATAGAAAAACTAAGTTGTTTAGTGACAATAAATCTGCAACCCTTTACTCCAATAAGAATAGGAGCGCATCAAAGTCGAAGCATATGGACTTCAAGTTCTTAATTGTTAAAGAAAGAGTTCAAAGTGGTCATAAGTCTATTGAGCATATCGATATAGACTCCATGGTTGTAGGGCTACTTACTAAGGAACTATCACTCAAGGTTTTTCACGAGCACACTGTTGATATTAATGTACTGACTTTCAAGGGTATTCGGTTTTAGTGAGACTTCGTAATTTTAAATGCTTTTCTATTATAGATGCATTTTTTGTTATTTCAATTCACAGATATCTTAAGGTtattttcttcaaaaataaactttatttgatttattaGCACTCTAATTTTGATAAGGTTTGATCTTACTAAGGTATAAGGATGACCaattggaaatagacatgtttagatcacaTTGCATATAATTTCCATGTcatacatccatacttgatctatacCATTTGGTTGTGACAGTATAAGTTATTAGGGATGGATTTAGTTAGAATATATGTAATGAAAGTCATATTGGttttatgttaacataattaatggatgaGATTATTCGGAATTCTTTTTGAACatgataataatattttgaacttataagattataaaatgacatgtaattataaggtaattagtatatatatatagcccaagtgggagattgttggattaTATGGAtgtcacatatataataaaaataattacatgttattatttattatcataaaatgtTAGCCAAATTAAAAAGTGATCTAATATGATTAAGACTTATTGGgcttcaattattaaataaagtacaTGCTAAATATGTTTAGATACTCTAGCAACTAATTTCTACTTGATTATGGACTAATTAGAAATTAAAGTTAAtgtacaaaaattatatattaaggtTATGGTCTACAACACATACATAACTTTTCTAACATCTCATCTTCAGAATCATAAGATTCAAAAATTTCActatatcaataaatttaaatatacatatcaataaatttaaatatacttttGCATCTAATTTTTATTGAAGTGATGGAGTCACCTACACCCATATATCCATCGAGAAAGAGCCAAAATTTGACATTgttacccttttttttttataatatttgcaATCACATGCTAGCTAGCTTCTTCCTATTATTTAAACTATACAAAGCTTGATTAATTTTTCCCACACCAAACCGACCCTTTGCACCTCCAATGTTTGCCCGTGATCCACATATAAGTATAcgtacattttaattaattatgtataGTAATGCCAATTTGCCAACTCTTATATGTCACGAGAGCCTTATAGCATCTTCTACTAATTCATCAATCCCATATATACTATATGTGTGCTATTGAATTCATCACCAAATACCAAGCTGTCCTTTTGGAAAATGGTGTAGTGGTTTGATTCCAAGTCAACTTGAGTTTAGTAAATGCGGATTTAGATATTTGTtgagaattttaattattatttattatagattCGAAGTAAAGGAATAATATagttatgtatcttattattaaatATTCATGATTTAAATCTATGTTATCTTTGCAGATAACatatatttaaattcatttttctcttttaaatttttttaaaaatttattgtacctactaaaatattcaaaaaataatttaattaattcaaatttaaataatgaaacttaaatttaatataaataataaatatattgaagttttaaaataaacatgcGAATTGGAATTACAAATATCCAACCCACTTTCATTCAAGTCCTAGTTTTCTATATAAAGGCCTAACTCTCTTTCTCTATCAAAGCCATTCCAAGCAAATTACAAGTGTTGTTTAAGCTCAAAAAGAAATGGAGGGATACGCTAAGCTTATGATCGTGACAATGGTGGTAGCTGGTTTAGCCCTTGGGTCCGGACCCATGGTGGCAAATGGTCAGAAAGTTTGTGGCATGAACAAAGAAGGTTTCAAGGCATGCCAGCCGAGCGTGACTGCCGGGAACCCCAGCCCTCCGCCACCGTCGGCTGCATGTTGCATGGCTTTAGACGAAGCCGACCTCACATGCCTTTGTTTCTTCAAGAATTCCAAGTGGATGAACGATTATGGAATCGATTTCAATCGAGCTAAGAACCTGCCCGTGCAATGCAATTTGGCCAAATCTTTCAATTGCTAGAtgtaggattaaaatgaaaaaaccCACTAATTTCCTTGCGTTGAATGATTAACtaattatttcttttgttttgttgttgttattgtttgtgTTATGCAATTTGTTTTTGTGTGTGTTGGTGTTTTGTATTTTGTTGGTTGTTTTTATTCAAATTCTACAATAATCATACGTAAGTTTTtgtataatttgaataattttaatttcaGTCCTCTAATTGGCTGATTTTAGTTTTTTCGAATTTTTAAATTCCACTcttaaaccaaattttagtaGTCAAATTCATTgggaaaaaatttattattagtatcATAAGTTGTGGGTTTAGTCCATGTTCTTTAATTTGATCATGTTTTCTCCCCGTTCTAAAGAATAATCgttaaatcaattaattaaattacattgattttagtccttatatttttcaaaattttaaattcaatccTCAACCAAATAGTAGCAATTAAATCCATTAAGAAAAATATTGTTATTGATCTCGTATGTTGTGGATTTTCTCATATTTGATTGTTTTTAGTTCACatgcttttaaaattttgaaatttttatcttaactcaaatgataattgttaaatccattaattaaaataatgtcAATTTTATATGAGTATTATGTGAAATATCGAGCTAAGAAGACATTATACGTGTGATAGGAACTTTAATGAATTTAACTACTATTTGGTTatgactgaaatttcaaaatttaaaaagtacatgggctaaaaatgatcaaattaaaatatatggactaaatccacaacttatatGTATAGTTTatactaataacaaaatttaattttttttctaactctATTATGTTGAGATGTTATGCATGAAAATTGAGTATTCGACCTACCTAATTTGTTTTTTCGTACAATATCTTTAAATAAGCTTAATACACTATTTAGTATATGAGTTTGACATTTTATTCTAACGTTGTATGTGTATTATTTTTGGTACAACATGATACATATAGTGGTGTATTTAGTGGGGCTAGCAGGGGCTTTAgtccccctaaaatgaaaaattgtccATTTAGaccatttagaaattttaaaactttaaattaataaaggtaaaattacactttggcccccttaaaaataataaaattttaatttaatcctttaaaaattataaagatataagctattaaaagttagaatttaatttcagccatcctaaaaaaattttctgccTTTGCCGCTTGATATATGTATTTGgtaaaagttatacattttggtGACTGAAAGTAAAGGTGTTAACTTTTTAGCGCTTAATTCGAGTTTTaagattgatttgataaaaaatcatgattaaataataatattaataattaactttCATCATATCAAACCTAGAACTTGAAAAATAAATCACAACCATCAAATTGTAtctaataaattaaacaaaagattaaataaattcataattaacactaaatttacTATATTAACAAAATCACGAAAATTCAAACCTactaattttatcaattaaatttcatcaaatcaatcatataactcaaagtaaacattaaaattttattacttttaccttttattatcaaaatatataatattaataattgaatatCATATAGAAtagtatataaataaaatatgcattatatatctaatcaattatatacttaatatattttatacctaaagtaatatttttatatttttgagaagAGGTGACATATGAACACTTTATTTGATTTATGTCTTTATTTCCTCATAAATTGTATGTTTGTAAAAATAAGAATGGAATTTCTTCTATTCCAAGCGGCTGAGCATATTGTGTTAGTTTTCTTGAATTTTGTCAAATACATGTACGatattgaataaagaaaataaaaaattgtcaaatttaagtaccaaatgatatattaaggCCTTTGAATATTCATAGTGTGAATTAGACTTGCCAAGGGCTGGGTAGCCTGTCGACTCGATAGGCCTGACCTGACTTGGGTCAGGCTTGGGCAAGGATTTTTGTACATCGTGTTGGCCCAagttcaatttaaataataataaaaaatatttttaaaattttaaatttaattataaaatatcaattaaaatttttttttaatattttattaagttttgaatagtaaaatGGGCTTATTGGTCAGGTCAGTCCTGCCAAAAAATGGGTATCGACATGAAATTTTTCTGAAATCAAGCCTCAATTCGGTCCAGCACATGGACAACTctagtttaaatatatattattttattataccctAAAAATAAATGGCATCAGCCCAAACGCGTTTGTAGAGTTTCTTTACTCCACTGACAGTGTATAAGATAATtatcctctctctctctctctccctttaAGACAATTGCCTCCAAATCTTCATTATAAGAAGCTAGGAGTTTTATTAGATTAAGAAAGATACCTCGATTTTTTGAATCTTGTGCTTTATCGCGTCCCCTAAAGGCACAACCTTGAAATACAAGCTACTTGACAACATCTATTTACACCTTCAGCTATAGTCGATTTCTTGAAACTTGTTCAAAATTTTGTTTCTCAATAATCCCCTCAATATTTTGCAAGGAATTATGAAGATCGAGATAATTTTTCATAGCATTCTTACATAAAGAATTTACATCCTTACCCACATGAGTAACAAAAGAGCATTTAGATCCTTCATTGACCTTCTTCTGTGATCAAAATCATTGGCTTATAAAAGTATTTCCATGACGCCCAAATGGCTTGTTGAAGAGAAAACAAGGAAGGCAATATGCGTCGTTCTTGGTGAAAACTCGAGCCAATCTGGGAATAACTTGTACCAAGATAGAAGAAATCGACGTCCATTCTTATTAATATTGAGGAGATGTTAGAGCCTCACTTGGAGTAATTAGTTGATATGGCCCAAACTTAATGTAAGCTCGATAGATGTAACGACTTGAAATTTACGGTTATTGAAAAGTATATTTTCGGGTCtttgtttttgaaaaatgaattcataaatatttataataaatatttacgaagattagttgtgtggttaattaggttttagcTAGGTGAATTAActtgaattaaggttaattagaTATAAAGACTAGATTGATaatagtgtaaaagtttaattatagactaGAGGaaatttaagggactaaattaggaTTTAAACCATAAGTTCCAAGTGTGTGGTAATAGTAAGAcacatgataaaaaataaaatacataaaatagtaataattacttatttagttattatataagtaaacattattttattattaaattattattatattacattattaaaataaaatataaaataaaataaaacataaaaaaagaaacaaagaacaaagaaaaagaattgaaacgaaaacaggggaaagaaaggagaaaaagaaagaaagaaaataaaaagggaaattagggttttaaaggttccaagttcaagcgtaagtcaatttagtctattttcttatgattttgatgtttttagaatactaaaacaaaatattacttaatttatgttgaaattttggaagttagttgatttttagatgttgttcatgttgaaataattgaagaattaggggttaaattgatagaatttcaagttagaattgagaaaAGGATTGAATGGTAAAAccaattgtcgaaaccatttttttgataaaggGTGTCGACttatttaaaaacgaaaataGATGTGAGAGTCGcgaccaatcctttttgtttaggtgtgatcggatcacctcgtaatttgattgttttaaaatgttttgttttactaaaacagtgattttggtctacgaaattcgagaaagcgggttcaggagtcggttacgtacgaggaaggattagcaccttgtaacacccaaaattggtacctaatcgattaattaacgtcttaatgtcgaaagctgaaaagattttaaaataaattttaaaatacgatcccttctCATAAATGCTAATTTTAAAAACGCCTGAATTACGTTGAAACGAGCATCAAAGACTTACTCATCCCGAGATAGTGAGGTaacacatccagtaagttaggacgcgacaTTTAAATCTTCGGGAGCAAGTTTGCCTTAAATCTTTATCGAAAGTTTGtgtattttgaaatctaaaaggatatttggctttttaggtttaacaagaaaatagaagcccagtaagttagggtacgatttcttgaATTCCCGAAACGCGAAATATTGTCTTACTTTGaataaaacaaatgcaacatTTAGCAATGTGCGTTTATTTTGTTTGGAGTAAAATGAAATTATCTATGTTGGATAAATATATGGTCTTTGAAGTGACtttaatgaaatgaaaatgagtgACGATATCGAACATGGCATAATAATTTGCGAATAAACATTACAATAGTGAATCATAAAAGCATGAAAATATGAATAAAGAATTAAAACACAATGGCAATAATCATACAACACAAGTAATTTTGACACTAACATTAACAATCAAAgagaaatgaaatgaatgataaaaCAATTCTAAATGGATAATAGGGACAATTCTAAATGGATAATAGGTAGGGAAAACTAGTTTAAAATAGATACTACAAAAAAACGATTTAAAGTAAATGGgggtaaaacaattaaaaatcattaatattcaagataacaaaataatatataggtcaacttaaaataaataatttataaaacatttgaaaataacatgaaggaattttacataaataatatatgaaaagtaaatttaaaataaataatatatatataaacaatttaatataagtaatatatgaaatcttagaataaataataataaagaggtTTACAATAcctaataaaacaatttaaaataattagcaGGTGAAATAATGTGATTAAATGACATATAGGAAACTTAAAACaagtattatatataaaatagtgtAAAATAAAAGGAGTATGTATAAAACTTCAAATAATAATACGTTtgatagtttaaaataaataatacataaaaaaattaaaagaataatactttaaaatatgCAAAACTAACTCAAAATGCATAATAATGTAgtgatttaaaataaacaatatatgaaaacaaacttaaaataaataaaactaaaatagttcctaaaaaaatgaataaataaataaattaacagaTTAGGACTAGGCCGAAATCGATTTAAAATTTAAGGtacaaattgtaaataaaaaaa carries:
- the LOC107894952 gene encoding putative lipid-transfer protein DIR1, with product MEGYAKLMIVTMVVAGLALGSGPMVANGQKVCGMNKEGFKACQPSVTAGNPSPPPPSAACCMALDEADLTCLCFFKNSKWMNDYGIDFNRAKNLPVQCNLAKSFNC